One Armatimonadia bacterium DNA window includes the following coding sequences:
- a CDS encoding redoxin domain-containing protein, translated as MRTLAVFSAFVALLLSAVLSVAQPAMKVNLKPGDKAPDFKLQASDGKEYQLSQLLGTKAVALCWFPRAGSEGAKIQCAALQAAMASLPTDKVQVFGCSTAPLDVTVAFGQAGKYGFPVLSDSNNAVARSYGCLRPDGHSERWTFLIDAKGTLLSVNKNISAETQGQDLSRMLVDAGLMPASAVPPPPATAVDRQVSLQVGALTRTCLVHVPAPREGAGPMPLVITLHGARGSGRGAVGMSGFNAMADRYGFVAAYADGVAAVRSWNGLFGKIPGGQGILADDVDDIAFLRALIGLLHTTCNTDPARVFVCGHSAGAYMAYRTGVELSDLIAAVGIVNGSLGIKSLDGKPCGATIPAPVAPISVIHIAGLKDGVVKFAGGQTPKNLFKSAPDCVRFFVEADQCNPTGKETKDDATGVTRTLYSGGKAGTEVELVTVANCDHGWPTVAKGLSASQELWSFFSTHPKTIAPTPGAG; from the coding sequence ATGAGGACGCTGGCCGTCTTTTCCGCGTTCGTGGCCCTGCTGCTATCCGCCGTGCTGAGTGTCGCACAACCCGCCATGAAGGTGAACCTCAAGCCCGGAGACAAGGCCCCCGACTTCAAGCTTCAGGCCTCCGACGGCAAGGAGTACCAGCTCTCCCAGCTCCTGGGCACGAAGGCGGTTGCGCTGTGCTGGTTCCCTCGCGCCGGAAGTGAAGGGGCCAAGATCCAGTGCGCCGCGCTGCAGGCGGCCATGGCCAGTCTGCCCACCGACAAAGTCCAGGTCTTCGGCTGCAGCACCGCTCCGCTGGACGTCACGGTAGCCTTCGGCCAGGCCGGGAAGTATGGCTTCCCGGTGCTTTCCGATTCGAACAATGCAGTGGCGCGGTCCTACGGCTGTCTCCGGCCGGACGGTCACTCAGAACGCTGGACCTTCCTCATCGACGCCAAAGGAACGCTGCTGTCCGTCAACAAGAACATCAGCGCCGAGACCCAGGGCCAGGACCTCTCGCGGATGCTTGTCGATGCCGGGCTGATGCCTGCGAGTGCAGTTCCACCACCACCTGCGACCGCAGTGGACCGCCAGGTGTCGCTGCAGGTCGGTGCCCTGACGCGCACCTGTCTCGTCCATGTTCCAGCGCCCCGTGAGGGTGCGGGGCCGATGCCGCTGGTCATCACTCTTCACGGTGCCCGCGGCTCTGGGAGGGGCGCTGTCGGCATGAGCGGCTTCAATGCCATGGCCGATCGCTATGGCTTCGTTGCCGCGTATGCGGACGGCGTCGCGGCCGTTCGGTCCTGGAACGGGCTCTTCGGAAAGATCCCCGGCGGTCAGGGCATCCTTGCCGACGACGTCGACGACATCGCCTTCCTCCGGGCGCTGATTGGGCTCCTGCACACCACCTGCAACACCGACCCGGCCCGAGTGTTCGTCTGCGGTCACTCCGCCGGTGCCTACATGGCCTACCGGACAGGCGTCGAGTTGTCCGATCTCATCGCCGCAGTCGGAATCGTCAACGGTTCCCTGGGCATCAAGTCGCTTGACGGCAAGCCCTGCGGAGCGACGATCCCCGCACCGGTTGCACCGATCTCCGTCATCCATATCGCCGGCCTCAAGGACGGCGTCGTCAAGTTCGCCGGAGGCCAGACGCCCAAGAACCTGTTCAAGTCGGCGCCTGACTGCGTCCGGTTCTTCGTCGAGGCCGACCAGTGCAATCCGACAGGCAAAGAGACGAAGGACGACGCGACGGGGGTAACCCGGACCCTCTACTCGGGCGGCAAGGCCGGCACTGAGGTCGAACTGGTCACCGTTGCCAACTGCGACCACGGCTGGCCGACCGTGGCGAAGGGTCTCTCCGCCAGTCAGGAGCTCTGGAGCTTCTTCTCCACGCACCCCAAAACGATAGCACCGACGCCGGGCGCAGGCTAG